Proteins from a genomic interval of Desulfitibacter alkalitolerans DSM 16504:
- a CDS encoding respiratory nitrate reductase subunit gamma, whose product MLLLIFIYISILAFILTSLSVAIRFSKMPMHSRWELYPVPKEKGRSEYGGSYYEELKWYEKPREISLFGELKEMLKEMLFIKNLFVNQRQLWWLSYALHLGIYLLGLWTVMLLVGAVTEVAGMTIISDEGVTSHWWAGLVYYVTLFAGAMGAVLTALGSGGLLLRRVTMESMKKYTTGQDYFNLLFIIIVLVTGLVVWASEPTFSYGREIMKGLLTFSPISADGPLTLHIILLGLLLIYIPKSKMSHYVAKYFTFHKVLWENEPNLPGSEIDQKIKEAAGIKSGKTWAAPHFQAGGPVSKDQ is encoded by the coding sequence TTGTTGCTATTAATTTTTATTTACATTTCCATATTGGCTTTTATCTTGACTTCTTTATCTGTTGCCATAAGGTTTTCTAAAATGCCAATGCACAGTAGGTGGGAACTTTATCCTGTCCCAAAAGAAAAAGGCAGGAGTGAATATGGTGGATCATATTACGAGGAATTAAAATGGTATGAAAAACCCAGAGAGATTTCACTATTTGGAGAATTAAAGGAAATGCTTAAAGAAATGCTTTTCATCAAAAACCTTTTTGTTAATCAAAGACAGTTATGGTGGTTATCTTATGCCCTTCATCTAGGAATTTATTTACTTGGGTTGTGGACTGTTATGTTATTGGTAGGTGCTGTAACAGAAGTTGCAGGTATGACAATAATTTCAGATGAGGGTGTAACTTCCCATTGGTGGGCTGGCTTGGTTTATTATGTGACTTTATTTGCAGGGGCCATGGGAGCTGTATTAACTGCATTAGGTTCGGGAGGCTTATTGCTTAGAAGGGTTACCATGGAGTCCATGAAGAAGTATACAACTGGCCAGGACTATTTTAATTTACTTTTTATTATTATTGTTTTAGTAACCGGACTAGTAGTCTGGGCTTCTGAACCCACTTTTAGTTATGGAAGAGAAATAATGAAGGGACTGCTAACCTTCAGCCCAATTTCAGCAGATGGTCCTTTGACCCTGCACATTATTCTATTAGGCTTGCTTCTTATTTATATCCCCAAAAGCAAGATGAGCCACTATGTTGCAAAGTACTTTACTTTCCACAAGGTTCTCTGGGAAAATGAACCCAATTTACCGGGAAGTGAAATTGATCAAAAGATCAAGGAAGCTGCAGGCATTAAATCTGGAAAAACCTGGGCAGCTCCTCATTTTCAAGCTGGTGGACCAGTGTCAAAGGATCAATAA
- the miaA gene encoding tRNA (adenosine(37)-N6)-dimethylallyltransferase MiaA — MGNKLIVIVGPTAVGKSKIGVELASQIKGEIVSGDSMQVYKGMDIGTAKIKEHEMFGTNNIKVKHHMIDIIPPQKDYSVADFQEDARNCINEINKSDKIPILLGGTGLYVRAVIDEYDFQVNVNHVTRLALLQIAQENGTFKLYKELKEIDADSAERIHPNDTKRIVRALEYFKTTGKPISSSMVAGYKYSLFSPLVMIGLNIPRTILYERINQRVDTMIQEGLIEEVENLLKAGVKPTNTSMQAIGYKQVVEYLSKKRSLKETIEIIKRDTRRFAKRQLTWFRRDDRIKWFEVDINNPLNIINEIKAEIGRNINI, encoded by the coding sequence ATGGGTAATAAATTAATAGTTATTGTAGGGCCAACTGCAGTAGGAAAATCAAAAATTGGTGTAGAATTGGCATCACAGATTAAGGGAGAAATTGTATCTGGAGATTCCATGCAGGTATACAAGGGGATGGATATTGGTACTGCTAAGATTAAAGAACATGAAATGTTTGGAACTAACAACATAAAAGTAAAGCACCATATGATTGACATAATACCCCCACAAAAAGATTACTCTGTTGCTGATTTTCAAGAAGATGCACGAAACTGCATTAATGAAATTAACAAATCAGATAAAATACCTATACTTTTAGGTGGAACAGGTCTATATGTAAGGGCTGTAATAGATGAGTATGATTTTCAAGTAAATGTCAACCATGTAACACGGCTTGCTTTGCTGCAGATTGCCCAGGAAAATGGCACCTTTAAATTATATAAAGAATTAAAAGAAATAGATGCAGACAGCGCAGAAAGAATACACCCAAATGATACAAAAAGAATAGTTAGGGCTCTAGAATATTTTAAAACCACTGGAAAACCAATCTCTAGCAGCATGGTAGCTGGTTACAAATACAGTCTATTTAGTCCACTAGTTATGATTGGCTTAAATATCCCAAGGACCATTCTTTATGAAAGAATTAATCAAAGGGTAGATACCATGATTCAAGAAGGTCTTATAGAAGAAGTAGAAAATCTATTAAAAGCAGGTGTAAAGCCCACAAATACAAGCATGCAGGCCATTGGCTACAAACAGGTTGTAGAATATCTCTCTAAAAAGCGTTCACTTAAAGAAACCATAGAAATTATAAAAAGGGATACTAGAAGATTTGCAAAAAGACAGCTTACCTGGTTTAGGAGAGATGATAGGATTAAATGGTTTGAGGTTGACATAAATAATCCACTAAATATTATTAATGAAATAAAGGCAGAGATTGGCAGGAATATTAATATATAG
- the yneA gene encoding cell division suppressor protein YneA, which produces MLKIKKARLIFVLFTTIIILGLFITSFQTVSAANQDDFITIIVKDGDTLWNIAQKHTTGKDIRKAIYEIEKLNNIKKSMIYTGQQLKIPLN; this is translated from the coding sequence ATGTTGAAGATAAAAAAGGCTAGGCTGATATTTGTTTTATTCACTACAATCATAATATTAGGGCTTTTTATTACATCATTTCAAACAGTTAGTGCTGCTAATCAGGATGACTTCATAACTATTATTGTTAAAGATGGAGACACCTTATGGAATATAGCACAAAAACACACTACTGGAAAAGACATTCGCAAAGCAATTTATGAAATTGAAAAACTAAATAATATAAAGAAATCCATGATATATACCGGACAACAGCTAAAAATACCACTTAACTAA
- a CDS encoding aminotransferase class I/II-fold pyridoxal phosphate-dependent enzyme, with product MLLDEKLQEIKAEIERNTNDVTANFKSLMSYNQEKVLEAFLSNNISDFHFNPSTGYGYGDTGRDALERVFAHIFKTEDALVRPNIISGTHAIYLSLKSALDKGDCLLTIGKPYDTLQKVIGFSGKDPLSLINQGIECHQIPFEVNNDLKLLDKYIKKHHPRAIFIQRSRGYALRDALTIKKIKMLVDYIKEMSEDTYIVVDNCYGEFVERMEPSEVGADIAAGSLIKNPGGGLAPSGGYLVGKKELIDRAVSYLTAPGLGKEIGSSSLDKRLLFQGVFMAPMIVVQALETAVFAAKLFSDLGYKVSPTCQETRGDIIQAIVLDNEKKLLQFCKAIQKYSPVDSIVTPQPGNLPGYESKVIMAAGTFVQGASIELSADAPLKEPYVVYLQGSLVAEHGKIVLLKAAEELGL from the coding sequence ATGTTATTAGATGAAAAGCTTCAGGAAATCAAAGCAGAAATTGAAAGAAATACTAATGATGTAACAGCAAATTTTAAAAGTCTAATGTCCTATAACCAGGAAAAGGTATTGGAGGCTTTTTTAAGTAACAACATAAGCGATTTTCATTTTAACCCATCTACTGGTTATGGATATGGTGATACTGGAAGGGATGCTCTAGAAAGGGTATTTGCTCATATATTTAAAACTGAAGATGCCCTTGTTAGACCAAATATAATCTCAGGAACCCATGCAATATACCTGTCATTAAAGAGTGCTCTAGATAAAGGTGATTGTTTGCTAACCATTGGCAAGCCTTATGATACCTTGCAAAAGGTAATAGGTTTTAGTGGTAAGGATCCATTATCTTTGATAAATCAAGGTATTGAATGTCACCAAATACCCTTTGAGGTTAATAATGACTTAAAACTTCTTGATAAGTATATAAAAAAACACCACCCCAGGGCTATTTTTATTCAGAGGTCACGGGGATACGCTTTAAGGGATGCCTTGACAATAAAAAAGATTAAAATGCTCGTAGATTACATCAAGGAAATGTCAGAGGACACATATATTGTTGTGGATAATTGTTATGGAGAGTTTGTTGAGAGAATGGAACCTAGTGAGGTTGGTGCTGATATTGCAGCTGGTTCTTTGATCAAAAATCCAGGGGGAGGCTTAGCACCTTCAGGAGGCTATTTAGTAGGCAAAAAGGAGTTAATAGATCGGGCTGTTTCCTATTTAACTGCTCCGGGACTTGGAAAAGAAATAGGTTCCAGTTCGTTGGACAAACGTCTTTTATTTCAAGGGGTTTTTATGGCTCCAATGATTGTTGTCCAAGCATTAGAAACGGCAGTATTTGCAGCGAAGTTGTTTTCAGATTTGGGCTATAAGGTTTCGCCAACCTGTCAGGAAACAAGGGGTGACATAATACAGGCTATAGTACTAGATAATGAAAAAAAACTTTTGCAGTTTTGCAAGGCCATTCAAAAATACTCCCCTGTAGATTCAATTGTTACTCCGCAACCAGGGAATTTGCCAGGCTATGAAAGTAAGGTAATTATGGCAGCAGGAACCTTTGTACAAGGGGCATCAATAGAGTTGTCCGCAGATGCACCCTTAAAGGAACCCTATGTAGTATATTTACAGGGTAGTTTAGTAGCGGAACATGGAAAAATTGTATTATTGAAGGCAGCTGAGGAATTAGGATTATAA
- the hfq gene encoding RNA chaperone Hfq, whose protein sequence is MSKVQINLQDGFLNQVRKDNIPLTIFLVNGFQIKGLVKGFDNFTVLLDVDGKQQMIYKHAISTLVPSKAVNLSAEAKETR, encoded by the coding sequence ATGTCAAAAGTTCAAATTAATCTGCAGGATGGATTTTTAAATCAAGTTAGAAAGGATAATATTCCATTAACCATATTTTTAGTTAATGGATTTCAAATAAAGGGATTGGTGAAGGGTTTTGATAATTTTACAGTATTATTAGATGTGGATGGTAAACAACAAATGATTTACAAGCATGCAATATCAACCCTTGTACCCAGCAAGGCAGTAAATTTATCTGCCGAGGCAAAGGAAACCCGTTAA
- a CDS encoding (Fe-S)-binding protein has product MIKGKDLKPQDMGKPHEQLTKLEKLMDLPAPYDKPGMEPSLTEPKDAWKEKFCASLDGYIGIDTLTRPTTKEEEEEQVEMFLSGLEKIFSDETNRNFIQPLLLSFEYCAKCNTCSEACHVFQASGQNELYRPIFRSEVLRRIARKHFKKGSGIVEKFIGADIDINWETIARLGELAYRCNLCRRCAQTCPLGLDNALLAREIRKIFSQEMGIAPRPLHEKGTVLQLKTGSSTGITKPALLDNIEFIEEDIEEKTGKKIKIPIDKKGADILLTHNAGEFMAWPENPAAFAILFEDAGLDWTLSSDLLGYDNVNYGIWYDDSQAKKIALQQFKVARDLGVKRIVLGECGHAHKAAAVSADRLFTGEDYIPKESFLPLLWDLIKNNKLKLDPSKNNFPVTMHDPCNVVRMMGIVQPQRDIIKAVSPQFREMTPHGVHNYCCGGGSGFAIMKSMNFSEFREKVSTRMKFKQILDAFQDTIEDPTIPKYVCAPCSNCKGAIRDILKFYKVTEKFNVHYGGLVELVVNALVDIEKPFLDFLRDD; this is encoded by the coding sequence ATGATAAAGGGAAAAGATTTGAAACCACAGGATATGGGGAAACCTCATGAGCAGTTAACAAAACTTGAAAAGCTCATGGACTTACCAGCACCATATGATAAACCTGGAATGGAACCTTCACTTACCGAACCTAAAGATGCCTGGAAAGAAAAGTTTTGTGCATCCCTGGATGGGTATATTGGTATAGATACTTTGACAAGGCCTACAACAAAAGAGGAAGAGGAAGAGCAGGTTGAAATGTTTTTAAGCGGCCTGGAAAAAATATTTTCTGATGAAACCAACAGAAATTTTATCCAGCCACTGTTGCTTTCTTTTGAATACTGCGCTAAATGTAATACCTGTTCAGAAGCATGTCATGTTTTCCAGGCTAGCGGTCAAAATGAATTATACAGGCCAATTTTCCGTTCGGAGGTTTTAAGAAGAATTGCCAGGAAACATTTCAAAAAAGGTAGTGGTATTGTTGAGAAATTTATTGGCGCCGATATAGATATTAACTGGGAGACAATTGCAAGGCTTGGCGAATTGGCATACAGGTGCAATCTCTGCAGAAGATGCGCACAAACCTGTCCTTTAGGCTTGGATAATGCATTATTAGCTAGAGAGATTAGAAAAATATTCAGCCAGGAAATGGGTATAGCACCCAGGCCTTTGCATGAAAAAGGAACTGTGCTTCAACTGAAAACCGGTTCTTCTACAGGTATAACCAAGCCGGCCCTTTTGGATAATATAGAGTTTATTGAAGAGGATATTGAAGAGAAAACAGGAAAAAAAATAAAAATACCAATTGACAAAAAAGGTGCTGATATACTTTTAACCCACAACGCTGGGGAGTTTATGGCCTGGCCGGAAAACCCCGCTGCCTTTGCAATTCTCTTTGAAGATGCAGGTTTGGACTGGACTTTAAGCAGTGACCTGCTGGGTTATGATAATGTAAATTATGGTATTTGGTATGATGATTCCCAGGCGAAAAAGATTGCTTTGCAGCAGTTTAAGGTTGCTAGAGATTTAGGTGTAAAAAGAATTGTTCTAGGTGAATGCGGCCATGCTCACAAAGCTGCGGCTGTTAGTGCAGATAGACTTTTTACAGGGGAGGACTATATACCTAAGGAAAGCTTTTTGCCTTTGCTTTGGGATTTAATAAAGAATAACAAGCTTAAGCTTGACCCAAGTAAAAATAACTTTCCAGTTACCATGCATGACCCTTGTAATGTTGTTCGGATGATGGGAATTGTCCAGCCTCAAAGAGATATTATCAAGGCAGTTTCTCCTCAATTCAGGGAAATGACTCCTCATGGTGTTCACAACTATTGCTGTGGTGGCGGTAGTGGATTTGCTATAATGAAATCCATGAATTTTTCAGAATTCAGGGAGAAGGTCAGTACACGTATGAAGTTTAAACAAATTCTCGATGCCTTCCAGGATACCATAGAGGATCCGACAATTCCTAAATATGTATGTGCTCCATGTTCTAATTGTAAGGGTGCAATTAGGGATATCTTGAAATTCTACAAAGTAACAGAAAAGTTTAATGTTCACTATGGTGGACTGGTTGAGCTCGTGGTAAATGCCCTTGTTGATATAGAAAAGCCCTTTTTAGACTTCTTGAGAGATGATTAA
- the lexA gene encoding transcriptional repressor LexA has product MFEDLSSRQIQILNFIKSELLSKGYPPSVREIGKAVGLSSSSTVHAHLAHLESKGYIRRDPTKPRAIEILDGYNSDFPKKEIANIPVIGKITAGEPILAVENIQDTFPIPVDFLGNGEFFILTVSGDSMIEAGINDGDYVIIRKQNHCQNGDIVAALLEDEATIKRFYKEKDWIRLQPENSSMDPIIASDVVIIGKLVGLYRKIY; this is encoded by the coding sequence ATGTTTGAAGATTTAAGCTCACGTCAGATACAAATATTAAATTTTATTAAATCTGAGCTGCTCAGCAAGGGTTATCCCCCATCTGTTAGAGAGATTGGCAAGGCAGTTGGCCTCAGCAGCAGCTCTACTGTTCATGCTCACTTAGCACATCTTGAATCCAAGGGCTACATCCGTAGAGACCCTACAAAACCTAGAGCAATAGAAATACTTGATGGCTACAACAGCGATTTTCCAAAAAAAGAAATAGCTAATATACCTGTTATTGGTAAAATCACTGCAGGTGAACCTATTTTAGCTGTGGAAAATATCCAGGATACCTTTCCAATTCCAGTTGATTTCTTAGGAAATGGTGAGTTTTTTATACTTACTGTGTCAGGAGACAGTATGATTGAAGCAGGCATAAATGACGGAGACTATGTTATTATTAGAAAACAAAACCACTGCCAGAATGGGGATATTGTTGCTGCTCTCCTTGAAGACGAAGCCACAATAAAAAGGTTCTATAAAGAAAAGGACTGGATTAGACTCCAGCCGGAAAATAGTTCTATGGATCCAATAATAGCTTCAGACGTAGTAATTATTGGAAAGCTTGTTGGTTTATACAGAAAAATATATTAA
- a CDS encoding DUF456 domain-containing protein — translation MDAIIIAISYLLMIVGVIGTILPALPGLILVLMGIIIYGWHIGFDVLGYSFLTTMVLLTIIGTFVDILGSMVGAKKYGASKLSILSMVVGLVFGFFTLGLPGLIIGPAVAVIFTEMFKGKSLNEALKVTLGIVLGFLSGIAFRFVIGIAMTISFTIKIILIYFSV, via the coding sequence TTGGATGCAATAATAATTGCAATAAGTTATCTGTTAATGATAGTAGGTGTAATAGGCACCATTTTGCCTGCTTTACCAGGATTGATACTGGTGCTAATGGGAATCATCATCTATGGCTGGCACATTGGATTTGATGTGCTGGGCTATAGCTTCCTAACAACAATGGTCTTGTTAACTATTATTGGAACATTTGTTGATATATTAGGAAGCATGGTAGGTGCAAAAAAATATGGTGCAAGTAAACTAAGCATACTGTCCATGGTAGTAGGGCTGGTGTTTGGCTTTTTCACTTTAGGCCTGCCTGGACTTATTATTGGTCCCGCTGTAGCTGTCATTTTTACTGAAATGTTCAAAGGGAAAAGCCTCAATGAAGCACTAAAAGTAACCCTTGGCATCGTCCTGGGTTTTCTAAGTGGAATAGCTTTTAGATTTGTTATAGGCATAGCAATGACAATTTCTTTTACAATAAAAATAATCTTAATATATTTTTCTGTATAA
- a CDS encoding AAA family ATPase yields the protein MEVKFNFNKQGAKYQYETPAINKNASTSSTKNNSANSISYSNKTRNTAAFAEGYNALKELEALIGLNEVKQLIKELRAYVLVQRARAKEKLTNDPMVLHMVFKGNPGTGKTTVARILGNFFKEIGILSKGHLVEVERADLVGEYIGHTAMRARESIKKALGGILFVDEAYSLARGGEKDFGREAIDCLVKGMEDNKDNLILILAGYKDEMEKLIRTNPGLRSRFPIHIDFPDYSLEELVEIAEKMLIHRDYYFSIDARMKLESILKRYIATGHAQVGNARMVRNIVEKSIRKQAYRLVEKNTLSRDDLLIINAKDICEDIDYTLGIENYLKKVK from the coding sequence ATGGAGGTTAAATTTAACTTTAACAAGCAAGGAGCCAAATATCAATATGAAACACCTGCCATAAATAAAAATGCTAGCACAAGCTCCACAAAAAACAATTCAGCTAATTCTATTTCCTACAGCAATAAAACCAGAAACACAGCAGCTTTTGCTGAAGGCTATAATGCTCTAAAGGAACTAGAAGCATTAATTGGTCTAAATGAAGTTAAGCAGCTTATAAAAGAGTTAAGGGCGTATGTATTGGTTCAAAGGGCAAGGGCTAAAGAAAAACTTACCAACGACCCAATGGTTCTCCATATGGTTTTTAAAGGTAACCCTGGTACAGGTAAAACTACTGTTGCTCGTATATTAGGTAATTTCTTTAAGGAAATTGGCATACTCAGCAAAGGACACCTGGTTGAGGTGGAAAGAGCAGACCTGGTAGGAGAATATATTGGTCACACAGCAATGCGGGCTAGAGAAAGCATCAAAAAGGCTCTTGGAGGCATTCTTTTTGTAGATGAGGCTTATTCCCTGGCCAGGGGGGGAGAGAAGGATTTTGGAAGAGAGGCCATAGACTGTTTAGTTAAGGGAATGGAAGATAATAAAGATAATTTAATACTTATATTAGCTGGGTACAAGGATGAGATGGAAAAATTAATACGTACCAATCCAGGTCTGCGCTCAAGATTTCCCATTCATATTGATTTTCCTGATTATTCATTAGAGGAGCTTGTTGAAATAGCTGAAAAAATGCTCATTCATAGGGACTATTATTTTTCCATTGATGCAAGGATGAAGCTAGAATCCATTTTAAAGAGATATATAGCAACTGGCCATGCACAGGTAGGTAATGCACGAATGGTAAGGAATATTGTTGAAAAATCAATTAGAAAACAGGCCTATAGACTAGTAGAAAAAAATACTTTATCACGGGATGATCTATTAATAATAAATGCAAAGGACATTTGTGAAGACATAGATTATACTTTAGGTATAGAAAACTACTTAAAAAAAGTAAAATAA
- the mutL gene encoding DNA mismatch repair endonuclease MutL: MSLCQIRILDAATANKIAAGEVIERPASVVKELIENAIDAGAKNISVEIFQGGINEIIVTDDGQGIPGDQIKVAFKRHATSKIRMADDLFSIKTYGFRGEALPSIASVSRVTVVTRTAEDHLGSRYIIEGGLDVLFEETACNTGTCIAVKDLFFNVSPRKKQLKSITKEAGYVAHVVAAMALGNPHISFKYSHNKKLIFQSAGKGVLENNIVNVLGIDLFKNLIPVKHGNFDNDEGLNIGGYISKPQYTRSGNHNQYLFVNKRWVYSTIINRAVTKAYTTLIPSERYPIYILSLNIPYHIVDVNVHPTKKQIKFDNDELVEDFVLRALRSALMSLDSIFVQKPKIQRNTFKEIGRQVEFNWETIGIKADEKNYKEKNSTELDFNKIRETKIAYNEYRNNEINEINEETPPCTKNLVENSNESNDITLKVSYPKLKPLEQIDGSYIIAVDGQQKGFYLIDQHAAHERIHYDSLKHARDKDSIKSQLLLHSQVIDLTPAEKDFLLENMLLLQNAGFTLEYFGDNTFLLRGVPVGLESGAGVSVIKDMLDNYLKQNEKPSWARLIKMVACKAAITAKKILSKDEMESLLEKLSKTDVPYTCPHGRPTTVHITDEELIKRFHR, from the coding sequence ATGTCTCTTTGCCAAATAAGAATACTTGATGCAGCCACCGCAAATAAAATTGCAGCTGGAGAGGTAATAGAAAGGCCTGCATCTGTTGTTAAAGAATTAATAGAAAACGCTATAGATGCAGGGGCAAAAAATATTAGTGTTGAAATTTTCCAGGGAGGAATAAATGAAATTATTGTTACTGATGATGGACAGGGTATTCCTGGAGACCAGATTAAAGTGGCATTTAAAAGACATGCCACTAGTAAAATAAGGATGGCTGATGATCTTTTTAGTATAAAGACCTATGGATTTAGAGGGGAGGCCCTGCCAAGTATTGCTTCTGTATCTAGAGTTACAGTTGTAACCAGGACAGCTGAGGATCACCTTGGAAGCAGATATATTATTGAAGGGGGGCTGGATGTACTCTTTGAAGAGACGGCCTGCAATACAGGAACCTGCATAGCTGTTAAAGATTTATTTTTTAATGTTTCCCCACGTAAAAAACAATTAAAATCTATTACAAAAGAAGCTGGGTATGTAGCCCATGTGGTGGCAGCAATGGCCTTGGGAAACCCCCATATCAGCTTTAAATATTCCCATAATAAAAAGCTCATATTTCAGTCGGCAGGAAAGGGAGTATTAGAAAATAATATTGTTAATGTATTAGGTATTGACTTGTTTAAAAATCTTATTCCTGTTAAACATGGCAACTTTGATAATGATGAGGGTTTAAATATAGGGGGATATATCTCCAAACCTCAATACACCAGGTCTGGTAATCATAATCAGTATCTTTTTGTTAACAAAAGATGGGTTTATTCAACTATAATTAACAGGGCTGTAACCAAGGCCTATACTACCCTGATACCTTCTGAAAGATACCCTATATACATATTGAGCTTAAACATTCCTTACCATATTGTAGATGTTAATGTACATCCAACAAAAAAACAAATAAAATTTGATAATGATGAGCTTGTTGAAGATTTTGTGTTGAGAGCACTAAGATCTGCATTAATGAGTCTGGATTCCATATTTGTTCAGAAGCCAAAAATACAAAGAAATACCTTTAAAGAAATTGGCAGGCAGGTTGAATTTAATTGGGAAACAATTGGAATAAAAGCTGATGAAAAGAACTATAAGGAAAAAAATTCAACTGAATTGGACTTTAATAAGATAAGAGAAACTAAAATTGCATATAATGAATATAGAAATAACGAGATTAATGAAATTAATGAAGAAACTCCCCCTTGTACTAAAAATCTAGTTGAAAATAGCAATGAGAGTAATGATATTACCTTAAAAGTTAGTTATCCGAAGTTAAAGCCTTTAGAACAGATTGATGGAAGCTATATAATTGCTGTTGATGGTCAGCAAAAGGGCTTTTATCTTATTGATCAGCATGCTGCTCACGAAAGAATTCATTATGACAGTTTAAAACATGCCAGGGATAAAGATAGTATTAAAAGCCAACTGCTGTTGCATTCTCAAGTCATTGATTTAACTCCAGCTGAAAAGGATTTTTTACTTGAAAATATGTTATTATTGCAAAATGCAGGCTTTACATTGGAATACTTTGGAGATAATACCTTTTTGCTTAGAGGGGTGCCCGTGGGCTTGGAGTCAGGAGCAGGTGTAAGTGTAATTAAAGATATGTTGGATAATTACTTGAAGCAAAATGAGAAGCCTTCATGGGCCAGACTTATCAAAATGGTAGCTTGTAAGGCAGCTATTACTGCAAAAAAAATTCTTTCAAAGGATGAAATGGAATCTCTTTTAGAAAAGTTGTCAAAAACAGATGTTCCATATACTTGTCCACATGGAAGACCAACTACAGTTCACATAACTGATGAGGAACTAATCAAGCGGTTTCATAGATAG